One genomic window of Ziziphus jujuba cultivar Dongzao chromosome 4, ASM3175591v1 includes the following:
- the LOC107416880 gene encoding phenolic glucoside malonyltransferase 1-like has protein sequence MAKPNSIKIHDVSTVVPPPDSPYSTTPNSLPLTFLDLFWLRFSPTHRIYFYQSPISTAAFFDSVVPKLKKSLSLALSYFLPLTGHLIWPESSYTPLIHYAQNDGVPFTVAESDADFNYVSSTDFRDPTVNHPLVPKLSVSSERVSVLALQVTLFPNHGFSIGITTHHGVVDGRISTTFTKVWAQICKSEGGQLPDLKLLYDRSSLKAFNGLESIYVEYCLRNGGRNLQIHQELFSPPDSVRGTFELTRANIQKLRDFVNVELGKNNEAAAPVVHLSTFALTCAYIWTCLVRAEEVSLDVVVLSFNVDGRFRLEPPIPDYFGTCLGVKVAVAETKGILGKGGFVEAVKKISEAIKSIDEGVFKEAANWFPENNTLPPCRIYSLGGSPRFGVYGTDFGWNSPRKVDMTGVDRGGAISLQDRRDGDGGVEIGFVLKKDLMEAFAALFAKGLEDHPF, from the coding sequence ATGGCTAAACCAAACTCCATTAAAATACACGACGTAAGCACGGTTGTTCCTCCACCAGATTCCCCGTACTCCACCACTCCAAACTCTCTACCCCTTACTTTCCTCGATTTGTTCTGGTTAAGATTCTCACCTACTCATCGCATCTACTTCTACCAATCCCCAATCTCCACCGCAGCTTTCTTCGACTCCGTCGttccaaaactcaaaaaatctctctctctagcCCTCTCCTACTTCCTCCCTCTCACCGGACACCTCATCTGGCCCGAATCATCCTATACGCCTCTCATCCATTACGCCCAAAACGACGGCGTTCCGTTCACCGTAGCAGAGTCCGATGCCGATTTCAACTACGTTTCGAGCACTGACTTCCGCGATCCCACCGTCAACCATCCTTTGGTACCGAAACTATCGGTTTCCTCCGAGAGGGTTTCAGTTCTGGCACTTCAGGTGACTCTGTTTCCCAACCATGGCTTTTCAATCGGGATCACAACCCACCATGGTGTCGTCGACGGCAGAATCTCAACCACTTTTACCAAAGTTTGGGCTCAAATCTGCAAATCTGAAGGTGGTCAGTTGCCGGATCTGAAACTATTGTATGACAGATCCAGTTTGAAGGCTTTCAACGGGCTTGAATCGATCTACGTTGAGTATTGTTTAAGAAATGGGGGTAGAAACTTGCAAATCCATCAAGAATTGTTTAGTCCTCCTGATTCAGTTCGTGGTACGTTCGAATTGACTCGAGCTAACATACAGAAACTGAGAGATTTCGTCAATGTGGAACTGGGGAAGAACAACGAAGCTGCTGCTCCGGTGGTTCACTTATCGACTTTTGCATTGACTTGTGCTTATATATGGACTTGCTTAGTGAGAGCAGAAGAAGTAAGCCTAGACGTCGTCGTTTTGTCTTTCAACGTGGATGGTAGGTTCCGATTGGAGCCTCCTATACCTGACTATTTTGGAACCTGTCTTGGGGTGAAGGTTGCTGTTGCTGAAACAAAAGGCATATTGGGGAAAGGAGGGTTTGTTGAAGCGGTGAAGAAAATCAGTGAAGCTATAAAGAGCATCGATGAAGGAGTTTTCAAAGAAGCAGCAAATTGGTTTCCAGAAAATAACACTTTGCCGCCTTGTAGAATATATTCGCTTGGTGGGTCTCCTAGATTTGGGGTTTATGGTACAGATTTTGGGTGGAATTCACCCAGAAAAGTAGATATGACTGGCGTTGATAGGGGTGGGGCTATTTCACTTCAAGACCGTCGAGATGGTGATGGAGGAGTTGAGATTGGATTTGTTTTGAAGAAAGATTTAATGGAAGCTTTTGCTGCTCTGTTTGCTAAAGGACTTGAAGACCACccattttag
- the LOC107416883 gene encoding fasciclin-like arabinogalactan protein 21 gives MAACCTRWWRAPVYITVSVMLAFLAISTTLHSNSNGALPPRKPITNELSVNASRALREAGFNVFATLLRVSPELFLSSRNATIFAIKDPAIPYTSLPPWLLKDLLQYHTSPLSLTMDDLLKMPQGGCLPTLHREKNMALTRIHLKERLVEINHVFVSHPNIFFGGPISVHGVLGPFSPLDPQDVHQGWDIIQAPICDSNSTLVSDVLESKNMVEWSWIIRLLTSNGFVSFAIGLQYVLDDVLEDNRGLDSVTIFAPPNLPFLAFPSPLIKQIVRFHIVPQRFTYQELAGLPAGTLLMTLVPGLYLEVTGAVSFKRGMAINRVQIVAPDIFSSDSFIIHGISRAFHMVQLPKTVI, from the coding sequence ATGGCTGCTTGCTGTACCCGCTGGTGGCGTGCACCGGTCTACATCACCGTATCAGTAATGTTGGCCTTCTTAGCCATTTCAACGACACTGCATTCAAACTCCAATGGTGCATTGCCACCACGAaaacccattacaaatgaactCTCAGTTAACGCCTCCAGAGCCCTCAGAGAAGCCGGCTTCAACGTCTTTGCCACCCTCCTTCGGGTCTCCCCTGAGCTCTTCCTTTCTTCTCGAAACGCGACCATCTTTGCCATCAAAGATCCTGCAATCCCATATACTTCTCTGCCACCATGGCTACTGAAAGATCTCCTCCAGTACCATACCTCCCCTCTCAGCCTCACCATGGATGACCTTCTAAAGATGCCTCAGGGAGGTTGTTTGCCTACCCTTCATCGAGAAAAAAACATGGCACTCACCAGAATCCATTTGAAAGAAAGGTTGGTCGAGATCAATCATGTTTTCGTATCGcacccaaatatattttttggaggACCCATTTCAGTTCATGGTGTTCTTGGTCCATTTTCTCCTTTAGATCCTCAAGATGTTCATCAGGGTTGGGATATTATTCAGGCACCCATTTGCGATTCCAATTCAACTTTGGTTTCAGATGTTCTTGAATCCAAGAACATGGTTGAATGGTCCTGGATTATCCGATTACTAACCTCGAATGGATTCGTTTCCTTTGCAATCGGATTGCAATACGTTCTTGACGATGTTCTTGAAGATAACAGAGGGCTGGATTCTGTAACAATCTTTGCTCCTCCAAATTTGCCCTTTCTAGCATTTCCATCCCCTTTGATTAAACAAATTGTGAGGTTTCACATAGTGCCTCAAAGATTTACATATCAAGAACTCGCTGGGCTGCCGGCTGGTACATTGCTCATGACCCTGGTTCCTGGTCTATATCTTGAGGTTACTGGAGCTGTCAGTTTCAAGCGAGGAATGGCCATCAATAGAGTCCAAATCGTGGCGCCTGATATTTTCTCTTCGGATAGTTTCATCATACATGGGATTTCCCGAGCTTTTCACATGGTCCAGCTTCCTAAAACAGTCATATAA
- the LOC107416904 gene encoding uncharacterized protein LOC107416904, translating into MDRHIREFLNRLSYATITIATLILIVLFLQTPETCVPHGSPAKPHLRFPRSSCDSSPRELLTIEKKNKRLWSTKSWRNKVESYITFFKEFQDLGLLHNHSKVLCVSVGAGHEVMGLSQMGVGDVTGTEMVDSPPLVSRADPHNLPFFDHVFDLAFTAHFAEALFPSRFVSEMERTVRPGGVCVLIVEECGDEEVREIAGLFGRSRFVSAMNVTLTGLRMTRIIMKTKIST; encoded by the coding sequence ATGGACAGGCACATACGGGAATTCCTAAACAGGCTCTCGTATGCCACCATAACCATCGCCACATTGATTCTTATCGTACTCTTCCTCCAAACCCCTGAAACCTGCGTCCCGCACGGTTCCCCAGCCAAACCCCACCTCAGATTCCCCAGATCCTCCTGCGACTCCTCTCCTCGTGAGCTTCTCACCATCGAGAAGAAGAACAAGCGCTTGTGGTCCACCAAGTCCTGGCGTAACAAAGTCGAATCCTACATCACCTTTTTCAAGGAGTTTCAGGATCTGGGTCTCCTCCATAACCACTCGAAAGTGCTCTGCGTTTCCGTCGGTGCCGGACACGAGGTCATGGGTCTTTCCCAGATGGGAGTCGGCGATGTTACCGGCACCGAAATGGTCGATTCGCCGCCGCTGGTGAGTAGGGCCGATCCTCATAACTTGCCGTTTTTCGATCATGTGTTTGATTTGGCGTTTACTGCCCACTTCGCCGAGGCGTTGTTTCCTTCCCGATTTGTTTCGGAGATGGAGAGGACGGTTCGGCCTGGTGGGGTTTGTGTGCTTATTGTGGAGGAATGTGGGGATGAAGAAGTTAGGGAAATTGCGGGTTTGTTTGGGAGGTCGCGCTTTGTCAGTGCGATGAATGTTACATTGACTGGATTGAGAATGACAAGGATTATTATGAAAACCAAAATTTCAACTTGA